Proteins found in one Triticum urartu cultivar G1812 chromosome 4, Tu2.1, whole genome shotgun sequence genomic segment:
- the LOC125554502 gene encoding homeobox protein knotted-1-like 10, giving the protein MVSSILDGVVVVDWWWGVLPCMFCATGDNNDECGGSSSEDEQETCDVAGLPSGKGKQLKSQPLDKYSGYLRGLWRELSGKKKKKKSGRLPREARQRLLHWWQLHQGWPYPSEPEKQALAESTGLDTRQINNWFINQRKRHWR; this is encoded by the exons ATGGTCAGTTCGATATTGgatggtgtggtggtggtggactGGTGGTGGGGCGTGCTACCATGCATGTTCTGTG CAACTGGCGACAACAACGACGAGTGCGGGGGTTCTTCTTCTGAAGATGAGCAGGAGACCTGCGACGTCGCCGGCCTGCCTTCCGGCAAGGGCAAGCAGCTGAAGAGCCAGCCCCTGGACAAGTACAGCGGCTACCTGAGAGGCCTCTGGAGGGAGCTCTccgggaagaagaagaagaagaagagcggGAGGCTGCCGAGGGAGGCGCGCCAGAGGCTCCTGCACTGGTGGCAGCTGCACCAGGGATGGCCCTACCCATCG GAACCGGAGAAGCAGGCGTTGGCTGAGTCGACGGGGCTCGACACGAGGCAGATCAACAACTGGTTCATCAACCAGAGGAAGCGGCACTGGAGGTAG